In Lycium ferocissimum isolate CSIRO_LF1 chromosome 11, AGI_CSIRO_Lferr_CH_V1, whole genome shotgun sequence, a single genomic region encodes these proteins:
- the LOC132037387 gene encoding uncharacterized protein At3g28850-like: MGCATSKPKVCQNCHTPYSPVRRSYSMYIPKKKDINESEQQHMVSLTSSTLGSLKLDSMNLSQSLRDDHFAFEIDDYHATKDELLIEAKTWSQMINEKIPKVVIPKTPVKTPPGEPETINAWELMEGLEDITPLKPKENGKDISFSFTVSPNTISFLDDQPKENGDDLPKMADNESSLHSTSTSIISDFDPEVISTFRKALEDLPPANPFHLKPLIIETMHGPNDEVNGEVLEARRCEVLREYKLVLPHEKDKLVIYFTSLRGVRKTYEDCCHVRVILKGLGVKVDERDVSMHSGFKEELKELMGKEYAGGGLPRVFLGKKYIGGADEIRRINEDGNLEKLVENCERIEDGGGGGSVVGNLACEACGDIRFVPCETCSGSCKIYYEADYDELEIEEEDEYGFQRCPDCNENGLIRCPICCD, translated from the exons ATGGGTTGTGCAACTTCAAAGCCAAAAGTATGCCAAAATTGTCATACACCATATTCCCCTGTAAGGAGAAGTTACTCAATGTAcataccaaaaaagaaagatattaaTGAGAGTGAACAACAACATATGGTGAGTCTAACATCTTCAACATTAGGATCATTGAAACTTGACTCAATGAACTTGAGTCAAAGTCTCAGGGATGATCATTTTGCATTCGAAATCGATGACTACCACGCAACGAAAGATGAGTTGTTGATTGAGGCAAAAACATGGTCACAAATGATCAATgagaaaattccaaaagtgGTTATTCCTAAAACACCAGTAAAAACACCACCAGGTGAGCCAGAAACTATTAATGCTTGGGAATTAATGGAAGGTCTTGAAGATATTACTCCTCTTAAACCTAAAGAAAATGGCAAAGATATTAGTTTCTCTTTCACTGTTTCTCCTAATACAatatcttttcttgatgatcAGCCTAAAGAAAATGGCGATGACTTGCCTAAAATGGCTGATAATGAGTCTAGTTTACATTCAACTAGCACGTCTATAATATCTGATTTTGATCCTGAAGTGATTTCCACATTCAGAAAAGCACTCGAAGATCTTCCACCAGCTAACCCTTTTCACTTAAAGCCATTAATTATCGAAACCATGCACGGACCGAATGATGAGGTAAATGGAGAAGTACTGGAAGCTCGG AGATGTGAAGTACTAAGAGAGTATAAATTGGTGTTGCCTCATGAGAAGGACAAATTAGTAATTTACTTTACGAGCTTAAGAGGGGTGAGGAAAACATACGAGGATTGTTGTCACGTTCGTGTGATTCTAAAGGGACTAGGTGTTAAGGTTGATGAGAGAGATGTTTCAATGCATTCAGGATTCAAGGAGGAGTTGAAAGAACTAATGGGGAAAGAATATGCTGGAGGAGGATTACCAAGGgtgtttttgggaaaaaagtACATTGGTGGGGCTGATGAAATACGGAGAATCAACGAGGATGGGAACCTCGAGAAGTTAGTAGAGAATTGTGAACGGATAGaggatggtggtggtggtggtagtgTTGTTGGAAATTTAGCTTGTGAGGCCTGTGGAGATATTAGGTTTGTGCCGTGTGAGACATGCTCGGGGAGTTGTAAAATTTACTATGAAGCAGACTACGACGAATTGGAAATTGAGGAGGAAGATGAATATGGCTTCCAACGATGCCCGGATTGTAATGAGAATGGACTTATACGATGTCCAATTTGTTGTGATTAA